Genomic DNA from Enterococcus saccharolyticus subsp. saccharolyticus:
TTGTCTACTTCATTCAATGATAATCCTTGGGCTTGCAAAGCAATACCAATCGATTCTCGCGCACCATCAATCATTAAAATATCATTTTGATACTGTTTGTCCCACAAGTCAGTCCATTTATGGATTGTTCCGTCCGTGATTTCATCTGTATTAACCATGATACCAACTGTTCCCCAAAAATAAGGAATCGAATAGTGATTTTTTTTATCAAAGTTTTGATTCATCAAAAAGCTGGAAATATTTTCTAAACCAGTAATTTTACTGTGGTCAATCGGTAGCAACAAATCGCCTTCAATCATTTTAGGAATAATCGATTCACTAGGAAAGACAATATCATAATGTGTTCCACCTTGTTTGATTTTCGTTTCCATCGCTTCATTGGAATCAAACGTATTGTAAATCACATGATACCCCGTTTCTTTTTCAAAGGTTTTTAATAATTCAGGATCAATATATTCTCCCCAGTTAAAAATAATCACTGTATTTTTACCCGCAGCACTAACTGTTTCTGTCTTCTTTGCTAACCAGGTTTTACTTATAAATAAGACACTCAATACAAGGAGAATTCCACCAAAAAATACCAACAATCGTTTCAATTCGCTAATTCCTTCTTTCTATCAAAAATAGTTTTTCTTGAGTAGAATAG
This window encodes:
- a CDS encoding ABC transporter substrate-binding protein, which gives rise to MKRLLVFFGGILLVLSVLFISKTWLAKKTETVSAAGKNTVIIFNWGEYIDPELLKTFEKETGYHVIYNTFDSNEAMETKIKQGGTHYDIVFPSESIIPKMIEGDLLLPIDHSKITGLENISSFLMNQNFDKKNHYSIPYFWGTVGIMVNTDEITDGTIHKWTDLWDKQYQNDILMIDGARESIGIALQAQGLSLNEVDKDQVERGVKKLETLRSNVKAVLTDEIKTLMINNDAPIGIGYSGDAAFVMSENPAVQYVVPEDGGAIWTDNFAIPKTASNLEGAYAFINFMLRPENAKQNAEYVGYATPNEKAKALLPKELTENEAFYPQPEAMEQMEHYEYLGRDAVEIYNDLFLEWKLGL